Proteins from a single region of Halorubrum sp. 2020YC2:
- a CDS encoding YihY/virulence factor BrkB family protein, whose translation MSRHSRTAFGTARRVVDVAVDRQVTFLAAAIAYYAFVSLVPALLLLVVVATAVFGEAIAGELVAGAGDLLTPAGEEAVTAAIASAGGRTGASLLGVAVLLWSTLKVFRGLDTAFAELYGVKEPPDLLKQLTDAGSVILAVGIGIGVMVVVGAFVAAADAIPVVEAASILALPGFLAVVFLPMYYLLPEPDIAFREALPGAAVAALGWTILQAGFQVYAASAGQFQVYGVIGGILLLVTWLYLAAVVVVTGGVVNVVLAGRDGVVPPSGAGLGGAAAPTDHAADRQLQQDRGRPTGMNGESDASEGDDERPRGAPDVAALEAEVRELRSQLDEFEDDVERRTVDKPEVESELKRYVRSRMRRGHARGWGPYLVLLYGTVLTLAALTSLQGIYAIGAIVVLGLSTLGLYTIFVVGGIGLNLLETPGKALDYARNRGDD comes from the coding sequence GTGTCCCGACACTCGCGTACCGCGTTCGGCACGGCTCGGCGCGTCGTCGACGTCGCGGTCGACCGGCAGGTGACGTTCCTCGCCGCCGCCATCGCCTACTACGCGTTCGTCTCGCTCGTCCCAGCGCTGCTGTTGCTCGTCGTCGTCGCCACCGCCGTCTTCGGGGAGGCGATCGCCGGCGAGCTGGTGGCGGGGGCGGGCGACCTCCTCACGCCGGCCGGCGAGGAGGCGGTGACCGCGGCGATCGCCTCCGCCGGCGGTCGGACCGGCGCGAGCCTGCTCGGCGTCGCGGTGCTGCTCTGGTCGACGCTGAAGGTGTTCCGCGGCCTCGACACGGCGTTTGCCGAGCTGTACGGGGTCAAGGAGCCGCCGGACCTCCTGAAACAGCTCACCGACGCCGGCTCGGTGATCCTCGCCGTGGGCATCGGGATCGGCGTGATGGTCGTCGTCGGGGCGTTCGTCGCGGCCGCCGACGCGATCCCGGTGGTCGAGGCCGCGAGCATCCTCGCCTTACCGGGGTTCCTCGCGGTCGTCTTCCTCCCGATGTACTACCTGCTCCCCGAGCCGGACATCGCGTTCCGCGAAGCGCTACCCGGCGCGGCCGTCGCCGCCCTCGGATGGACGATACTACAGGCCGGCTTTCAGGTGTACGCGGCGAGCGCCGGCCAGTTTCAGGTGTACGGCGTCATCGGCGGCATCCTCCTGCTCGTCACGTGGCTCTACCTCGCGGCGGTCGTCGTCGTGACCGGGGGCGTCGTCAACGTGGTGCTGGCCGGCCGCGACGGGGTCGTCCCCCCGAGCGGCGCCGGCCTCGGCGGCGCGGCGGCGCCGACCGACCACGCCGCGGACCGGCAGTTACAACAGGACCGCGGCCGACCCACCGGTATGAACGGCGAGTCGGACGCCTCCGAGGGCGACGACGAGCGGCCGCGCGGCGCGCCGGACGTGGCCGCCCTCGAAGCGGAGGTCCGGGAGCTGCGGTCGCAGCTCGACGAGTTCGAAGACGACGTGGAACGCCGCACGGTCGACAAGCCCGAGGTCGAGTCGGAGCTGAAGCGGTACGTCCGGTCTCGGATGCGCCGCGGCCACGCCCGCGGCTGGGGACCGTACCTCGTCCTGCTGTACGGGACGGTGCTGACGCTCGCGGCCCTGACGTCGCTTCAGGGGATCTACGCGATCGGCGCCATCGTCGTCCTCGGGTTGTCGACGCTCGGGCTGTACACCATCTTTGTCGTCGGCGGCATCGGCCTGAACCTGCTCGAAACGCCGGGAAAGGCGCTCGACTACGCCCGCAACCGCGGCGATGACTGA
- a CDS encoding phosphatase PAP2 family protein, producing MTGLVAAERGIGEAALVDALPEFVVVAFAAVTHLADPWFLFALLAVGYWFASDGVAGSPRRAGATAIAAVTCAYAATALGKAWFAVPRPPGAMPPADVPTWLPALLSGWYEAQVLSDGFGFPSGHATGGAAAYLAVALLYDRLWTDRARYLAAGAVALAVAASRVVIEVHYLVDVLAGLVVGAGTVGVALRLARDPRVRRSTDAETAAGPTAELNPAPAFLLAAVVSAGALAVAVAGGHTGEVVEAGIGIATGAGGAIGWRLVEGDEPAVPVRVAVPALAVTGGLWVGAYALAGTLPVTLVATTAAVVAVVALPALPERVEALSNTRS from the coding sequence GTGACCGGACTCGTCGCCGCCGAACGCGGGATCGGTGAGGCCGCCCTCGTCGACGCGCTCCCGGAGTTCGTCGTCGTCGCCTTCGCGGCCGTCACCCACCTCGCGGACCCGTGGTTCCTCTTCGCGCTGCTCGCGGTCGGCTACTGGTTCGCGAGCGACGGCGTCGCGGGGTCGCCGCGCCGCGCCGGCGCGACGGCCATCGCGGCCGTCACCTGCGCGTACGCCGCGACGGCGCTCGGCAAGGCGTGGTTCGCGGTCCCCCGCCCGCCCGGCGCGATGCCCCCGGCCGACGTTCCGACGTGGCTCCCGGCGCTCCTGTCCGGCTGGTACGAGGCGCAGGTGCTCTCGGACGGGTTCGGCTTCCCGAGCGGCCACGCCACCGGCGGCGCGGCCGCGTACCTCGCCGTGGCCCTGCTGTACGACCGGCTCTGGACCGACCGCGCCCGCTACCTCGCGGCCGGCGCGGTCGCCCTCGCGGTCGCGGCCTCGCGGGTCGTCATCGAGGTTCACTACCTCGTCGACGTGCTCGCGGGGCTGGTCGTCGGCGCGGGGACGGTCGGCGTCGCCCTGCGGCTCGCCCGCGACCCGCGCGTCCGGCGCTCGACGGACGCGGAGACGGCGGCCGGGCCGACCGCCGAACTGAACCCCGCCCCGGCGTTCCTGCTCGCGGCGGTCGTCTCGGCCGGCGCGCTGGCCGTCGCCGTCGCGGGCGGGCACACCGGTGAGGTCGTCGAAGCCGGCATCGGGATCGCCACCGGCGCCGGCGGCGCGATCGGCTGGCGGCTCGTCGAGGGCGACGAGCCGGCGGTCCCGGTCCGGGTCGCGGTCCCCGCGCTCGCCGTCACCGGCGGGCTCTGGGTGGGCGCGTACGCGCTCGCGGGGACGCTCCCCGTGACGCTGGTCGCGACGACCGCCGCCGTGGTCGCCGTCGTCGCGCTGCCGGCGCTCCCAGAGCGGGTCGAGGCGCTGTCGAACACCCGGAGCTGA